CGGTGAAAAAAACAGTGTTTTGTAAACAGAATTTCGGCTCCAAGTAAGTTAGCTTCAGTGAAGTCAGTTCCCATCATTTCACCTTCCGGTTGAAAGCTGCTGTTCCTCAAGTCTGCATAGCTAAAATCAGCTCCGTCCAAATTAACAAGATATAAATTAGCACCACTTAAATCAGCCCCTCTAAAGCTAACTCTCCTTAAATAGGAATCTTCCAAATTAGCCCCGCTCAAGTTAGCATAGTCTAAATGAGCATCAGGCATCGCGACATTACGCAAATCGATGCCTCTCAGGTCAGCCCGGTGTAAAATAATTCCCTCAAATTTTCTTTCCCCGGCTGCATATCGCCGCAGAAATTCTTGGGGAGAGACCACTCTATTCGGGTCGTTGTACAAAGTCCCATCTGGCATAATCGTTTGACAAAATATTGCCGACTCTGTGCTGACATTCTGCCAAGTAGCCCCCGATAAGTTCGCCTCGCTTAACTTAGCTTGATTCAGAGTAACATCGGTCAAATTTGCTCCGGCTAAGTTGGCACCAGTCAGATTAGCATAGTTTAAATTAGCACCGGTTAAATTCGCATTTTCTAGATTAGCGTTGACCAAGTAAGCACTGCTCAAATGGGCATTCTCCAGATTAGCGTTCTTCAAAGAAGCCTGAGTTAAGTCGGTGTGACCAAAACTAGCACATTGCAGATTAGCCGAGTTGAAGTTGATGCCCAATAAGTAACGATCGTGCAAATTGATTCCTGTCAAATTCATCCCGCTAAAATCTCTTTCACCGGCCTGATATTTTTTCAGCAGATCTGGATAGTCGATCTCGCCTTCATAGAGGGACTCTAACATTTCATTTTCATCGGATTCTTCAAATTCGTCCAAGAAGTTTTCGGGTTCCATAGCCAATAGTGAAATGATTAAATTAACAATTGATGAGAATCCAACCGGGAATAAATTCCGATTTCGATCGCCTTCTCAATGTTAAGAGGGCGATGGACTCTCTCATTTATTTATAATACACCTTTGACTTCAGATTCCGCCTTGGACGTGGAAAACAATTTTAGTCTTAGAGCCGAAAGATCCAGGAGTATTAGATGTTACCAAAGATTCTCGAGTTTATACTTTTCTCACCCCCAACAGAGCCGAACCATCCGCCCAAGACTGGACTGATGCCGGACAAGAAGGAATAGAACACCCATTCTCTGAAATTGCAACGAAGTTGCAACTCAACCGATTTGTCGAGCCAATAAAAAATGTAACTGAATGGCGAGACCCCCAAACTTGGCTGGTGACTATTGAGGAACTTCAAAACTTACTTCAGGGAAAAAATATCAATCTTTTCTCCAATGTTACCCAAGAGATTATGGATGTTATCAAACAACAGATATATTTTCCATCTTCGTAATTGCTTGCTATCGATGTTTCGGGAAAAAAAGTCGGCGATACCTCGGGCATTGTAAAAAATCCTTCGTTCCGGTTATGACCAGGGAACGGAGCGCACAATCTTGAAAAAAAGTGGAGTTCTCTCTCGTTTCTAAAGAAGAACAACACAATGTAACCATCTACCGCTTTGGATTAAACTAATATGAAACCAACTTTCCATTGGGTACAATAGTCCGGCACAACCAACAGTGTTTTGTAAACCGAATTTCGGCTCCAAGTAAGTTAGCTTCAGTGAAGTCAGTTCCCATCATTTCATCTTCCGGTTGAAACCTGCTGTTCCTCAAGTCTGCATAGCTAAAATCAGCTCCGTCCAAATTAACAAGATATAAATTAGCACCACTTAAATCAGCCCCTCTAAAGCTAACTCTCCTTAAATAGGAATCTTCCAAATTAGCCCCGCTCAAGTTAGCATAGTCTAAATGAGCATCAGGCATCGCGACATTACGCAAATCGATGCCTCTCAGGTCAGCCCGGTGTAAAATAATTCCCTCAAATTTTCTTTCCCCGGCTGCATATCGCCGCAGAAATTCTTGGGGAGAGACCACTCTATTCGGGTCGTTGTACAAAGTCCCATCTGGCATAATCGTTTGACAAAATATTGCCGACTCTGTGCTGACATTCTGCCAAGTAGCCCCCGATAAGTTCGTCTCGCTTAACTTAGCTTTATTCAGAGTAACATCGGTCAAATTTGCTCCAGCTAAGTTGGCACCAGTCAGATTAGAAAACTCTAGGTCAGCACCGGTTAAATTCGCATTTTCTAGATTAGCGTTGACCAAGCAAGCACGATAAAAATGACCATTCTCTAGATTAGCATTTCTAAAAGAAGCTTGACTTAAGTCAGTCCGATAAAAACTAGCACATTGCAGATTAGCAGAGTTTAATTTGATGCCCAATAAGTAACGATCTGACAAATTGATTCCTGTCAAATTCATCCCGCTAAAATCCCTTTCACCGGCCTGATATCTTTTCAGCAGCTCTGGATAGTCAATTTCGCCTTCATAGAGGGACTCTAACATTTCATTTTCATCGGATTCTTCAAATTCGTCCAAAAAGTTTTCGGGTTCCATAGCCAATAGTAAAATTATTAAATTAACAATTGATGAGAGGCTCACTGGGAATAAATTCCGCCAGCGCCTTGTCAATGTTCAAAAGACGATGGACTCTCTCTCATATATTTATAATCCATCGGTGCGCGATTGGGTCGTCAACAAAAACCAGCAACAACCCGTTGTTGGTAAGCCCTTGGTGCTGTTAGCCGACTGGATTGATGGCATTGAACCCGTCAAATTACTCAATGGTGGATTTGCCGAAGCCGCCGCCGATGCCATGTTTGCTTCCTTGGTGCAACTCGACCAAAAATATGACGGTACGGTTGGAGGTGCAAATGGTCTTTATGATGCTGATGGCAATCTGATTCGCACCCAAGGAGATATTTTCAACTCCCCATTGCACTTTATTGGTATCGGTCAAGGTGCGGTGGTGAACACGGAAATTATCCAACGTTTGGGGACATATTTCCCTAACGCGGGAGGCGTTGATGCCAACTCGCGCGACCTTCTTATGACTGCGATCGATCCGTATGACTACGATGATAATTCTCCATCAATTTTTCAGAATATTTTCGACCCCGAAGTAGTCGTTTGGGACAACGTGACTTATGCGGATAATTACTATCAAACCAACGGAACGGGCAATACCCTGAATGGTCAAGAATTATCCTCTGCCGATTGGAATATCAACCTAAATTCCTTGGCTGGCTTTGACTCAGATGACCCGCATCAAACCGCAGCCGCTTGGTATGCGGGAATTGCCGACCTCAGTCCGAGTCAAATTCCCGATGAAAACGGACAAACAATTTATCGGCGTTTAGGGGATTTAGCTCAGGGAGAAACTCCTTGGTATGTGCCCGACCATACTAATGCTAACTTGAGTAATTTTGGCAATGAATCCGCTCCTTGGGAAGGTATTGGTACGGGTTGGTTTAATTCTATTCTCGGTGGGGGCAGTGAGTTGCGTCCTTATGATGTTAATGGGAAGAAGAGCAAGCAAGAGTTGGGAGATTTTGATGAGTATTTGCAGTCGCGTCGCTTGCCCATAACCTATGACAATACTTATACGGGCCAGCCGGTAGGATCTCGACTGCGAGGCGACTATGCGGTTCCGACCCTATTCAATGGCAACTTTGATTCTGTCACTGCTAAGTTTGAGGAGCAAAATCACAGCATACCGGGCTGGAGCTATTCTGGCAGCGGATCCCAGAGCATCCCCAACAATGTACTGCAAAAAAATCTGATTGCATGGGATGAAATTCCCAGTTTCCAGAAAAGCGAGCGAGATAAATTTGGCTACGGAACGTTCATACCCAAGAGCTTCGCGCTCCAAATGGGAGGAGGTCAGGGAACCACCGCGCAACACAACCCGTTTATCGTCCCCGACTGGGGGGTATTGCGCCTCGACCTTCACGTTCCCGAGTCATCTGTGAGCAACAACGGAAAGCTCAAAATTCACATAGAACCCCTAGATTCCTCAGTCAGTTCTCAA
Above is a genomic segment from Oscillatoria acuminata PCC 6304 containing:
- a CDS encoding pentapeptide repeat-containing protein, with translation MEPENFLDEFEESDENEMLESLYEGEIDYPDLLKKYQAGERDFSGMNLTGINLHDRYLLGINFNSANLQCASFGHTDLTQASLKNANLENAHLSSAYLVNANLENANLTGANLNYANLTGANLAGANLTDVTLNQAKLSEANLSGATWQNVSTESAIFCQTIMPDGTLYNDPNRVVSPQEFLRRYAAGERKFEGIILHRADLRGIDLRNVAMPDAHLDYANLSGANLEDSYLRRVSFRGADLSGANLYLVNLDGADFSYADLRNSSFQPEGEMMGTDFTEANLLGAEILFTKHCFFHRTIVPNGTLVVGPSSYPWNDDY
- a CDS encoding pentapeptide repeat-containing protein; the encoded protein is MEPENFLDEFEESDENEMLESLYEGEIDYPELLKRYQAGERDFSGMNLTGINLSDRYLLGIKLNSANLQCASFYRTDLSQASFRNANLENGHFYRACLVNANLENANLTGADLEFSNLTGANLAGANLTDVTLNKAKLSETNLSGATWQNVSTESAIFCQTIMPDGTLYNDPNRVVSPQEFLRRYAAGERKFEGIILHRADLRGIDLRNVAMPDAHLDYANLSGANLEDSYLRRVSFRGADLSGANLYLVNLDGADFSYADLRNSRFQPEDEMMGTDFTEANLLGAEIRFTKHCWLCRTIVPNGKLVSY
- a CDS encoding DNA/RNA non-specific endonuclease, which produces MDSLSYIYNPSVRDWVVNKNQQQPVVGKPLVLLADWIDGIEPVKLLNGGFAEAAADAMFASLVQLDQKYDGTVGGANGLYDADGNLIRTQGDIFNSPLHFIGIGQGAVVNTEIIQRLGTYFPNAGGVDANSRDLLMTAIDPYDYDDNSPSIFQNIFDPEVVVWDNVTYADNYYQTNGTGNTLNGQELSSADWNINLNSLAGFDSDDPHQTAAAWYAGIADLSPSQIPDENGQTIYRRLGDLAQGETPWYVPDHTNANLSNFGNESAPWEGIGTGWFNSILGGGSELRPYDVNGKKSKQELGDFDEYLQSRRLPITYDNTYTGQPVGSRLRGDYAVPTLFNGNFDSVTAKFEEQNHSIPGWSYSGSGSQSIPNNVLQKNLIAWDEIPSFQKSERDKFGYGTFIPKSFALQMGGGQGTTAQHNPFIVPDWGVLRLDLHVPESSVSNNGKLKIHIEPLDSSVSSQTGEILLRKAQNKTQIITPTAPRMPASYGDDRYKIGYGLQGFETFHIDIDRELRGQPATLRLELEGTEPIYLDNIFFKSESLKWGNPTEARAELNSQYENNYLIEKPQYSLSYNASKNTINWVSWKLNQSWFGSASRSGLGFGEDPALDNTGWDRVKHVDYNANYLQDKNGQAVENVQKDDYGDPILDPETGEPIPIIDIDRGHLAPVADRTRTRKDVLATFLTTNILPQQQTNNRGIWRALEKHIQDVVKRPPNGGHLDTYIIAGGFDVNQQYNGISQNDSLDPLIHLPRGLWKVALTVGDNINEPPTTSHYGVYMGNEPRSDWQQFTINIEELEKLLSADNTIPFQYEFLTSNVTASESQTIKGNNKIIFPSPG